From Nicotiana tabacum cultivar K326 chromosome 22, ASM71507v2, whole genome shotgun sequence, one genomic window encodes:
- the LOC107806867 gene encoding uncharacterized protein LOC107806867 produces MDESGGTRFEGLNATVRKKRSHMLRRPRPEMPVFHESHDQSPSALVSDDVGRVSSDENTGDADAGRKMFNLNHCMSRGSASRVDEDYTFKKNKDTGSSLLYSNGGPGDDTYSRNGSSLRKSGTVQDAVGNDNKLKRVKLKVGGVTRTIQTKTDSHGACGGGLSTKSARALGASVPRQKLGQQDTSSEDGLSEKKSGLQGNLWRDSPRGTFDAGKDNMGKTPMINAFEKRGDKSDPARKSKRAPKRRLSEGFDEDDDDDEIRYLEKLKTSKFTGYKDFEEELTKKRSLSRVSKVCKYEKDENVGSARKDVRKKSEEGPEDTDYEVEELLSDGEPEGRKKQKQRKESSNSPIETMRGEMTLTTRQRALLSSKDSTASSVSQIEFPDGLPPAPPRKQKEKLTDVEQQLKKAEAAQKRRMQNEKAARESEAEAIRKILGQDSNRKKREDKIKKRQEELAQEKAAKEQMLAKSTIRVVMGPTGTVVKFPEDMGLPHFFAKPCSYPPPRVQCAGPSCVNPYKYRDSKTNLPLCSLQCYKAIHENTSLKAC; encoded by the exons ATGGATGAATCTGGTGGTACTCGATTTGAAGGGCTCAATGCTACtgttagaaagaaaagaagccACATGTTGCGACGACCTAGACCAGAGATGCCGGTTTTTCATGAAAGCCATGATCAGTCACCCTCAGCACTAGTTTCAGATGATGTTGGCAGGGTTTCCAGTGATGAGAACACTGGTGATGCCGATGCTGGACGGAAAATGTTCAACCTTAATCATTGCATGTCTAGAGGCTCTGCTTCAAGAGTAGATGAGGACTACACTTTTAAGAAGAATAAGGATACAGGATCTAGCTTGTTATATAGTAATGGAGGTCCAGGAGATGATACATATTCCCGGAATGGCTCCTCTCTTAGGAAATCAGGAACTGTTCAGGATGCCGTTGGCAATGATAACAAGCTGAAAAGGGTTAAGCTGAAAGTTGGGGGTGTGACGCGCACCATTCAAACCAAAACCGATTCTCATGGTGCATGTGGTGGTGGTTTGTCTACTAAAAGTGCTCGAGCCTTAGGTGCCTCGGTGCCACGGCAGAAACTTGGCCAGCAG GACACTTCGAGTGAAGACGGTCTTTCGGAAAAGAAAAGTGGGTTGCAAGGAAATTTGTGGAGAGATTCACCAAGAGGCACTTTTGATGCTGGCAAAGACAATATGGGAAAGACACCAATGATAAATGCCTTCGAAAAAAGAGGTGACAAGTCAGATCCAGCTCGTAAGAGTAAGAGGGCGCCGAAGAGGCGTCTCTCCGAGGGGTTTGATGaggatgacgatgatgatgaaaTTCGGTACTTGGAGAAGCTTAAAACCTCAAAGTTTACAGGATATAAAGATTTCGAGGAGGAATTGACCAAGAAAAGAAGTCTTTCCCGTGTTTCAAAGGTTTGTAAGTATGAAAAGGATGAAAATGTGGGAAGTGCAAGGAAAGATGTAAGGAAGAAATCAGAGGAAGGTCCTGAGGACACTGATTATGAGGTGGAAGAGCTCCTGTCTGATGGTGAGCCTGAAGGAAGAAAGAAGCAGAAACAAAGGAAGGAATCCTCAAATTCACCAATTGAAACGATGAGAGGAGAAATGACTCTTACAACACGTCAACGAGCTCTCCTATCTAGCAAGGATTCTACTGCTTCTTCTGTGAGTCAAATTGAGTTCCCTGATGGTTTACCACCGGCGCCACCTCGAA AGCAAAAGGAGAAGCTCACAGATGTTGAGCAGCAACTGAAGAAAGCGGAGGCTGCTCAGAAACGTAGAATGCAAAATGAAAAGGCTGCTCGTGAATCAGAG GCTGAGGCAATTAGGAAAATTCTAGGTCAAGATTCCAATAGGAAGAAGCGAGAAGATAAAATAAAGAAGCGGCAGGAAGAGTTGGCACAG GAGAAGGCTGCTAAAGAGCAGATGCTTGCAAAAAGCACTATCAGAGTGGTTATGGGCCCTACTGGGACTGTTGTGAAATTTCCTGAAGATATGGGTTTACCTCATTTTTTTGCTAAACCTTGCAG TTACCCTCCCCCTCGTGTGCAATGTGCTGGTCCTTCCTGTGTGAATCCATACAAGTACCGTGATTCTAAGACAAATCTTCCTCTTTGCAGTCTCCAGTGCTACAAGGCCATTCATGAAAACACCAGCTTGAAAGCCTGCTAA
- the LOC107806855 gene encoding disease resistance protein RRS1B isoform X1, protein MGKSRPPKSESKTSRLLEPQFVAPKKRKMTQKVVITVQMEANAIKQKNEGPPSDCWSWRKYGQKPIKGSPYPRGYYKCSSSKGCSAKKQVERSSTDSSLFIITYTSTHNHPGPNLPYKDSPLNPVTQDSPMTLQQDQEPITDRHVSLEDNDGILVQQEENQFTDKLLGTISYDDFLPLSYPQLMNFPKSELSEENDFYDELGELQLPPSFTSFAGIFEETILVDPSYS, encoded by the exons ATGGGTAAAAGTAGGCCACCAAAATCAGAGTCTAAAACTTCAAGACTGCTTGAACCACAATTTGTTGCCCCCAAAAAGAG GAAGATGACTCAGAAAGTTGTGATCACAGTACAAATGGAAGCAAATGCTATAAAGCAGAAGAATGAAGGGCCTCCTTCAGATTGTTGGAGCTGGAGAAAATATGGACAGAAACCCATCAAAGGATCCCCTTATCCCAG GGGTTACTACAAATGCAGCAGCTCAAAGGGTTGTTCGGCTAAAAAACAAGTAGAAAGGTCCAGTACAGATTCATCCTTGTTCATCATTACATACACATCCACCCATAATCATCCAGGTCCAAATTTGCCTTACAAAGACTCCCCTCTCAATCCTGTTACACAAGATTCTCCCATGACTCTGCAGCAAGATCAAGAACCAATAACGGACCGACATGTGTCCCTCGAAGACAATGATGGCATACTTGTCCAGCAAGAAGAGAATCAATTCACTGATAAGTTGTTGGGAACAATTTCATATGATGATTTTCTGCCCCTTTCTTACCCTCAACTAATGAACTTTCCAAAATCAGAATTGTCAGAAGAAAATGACTTTTATGATGAGCTAGGAGAATTACAACTACCTCCATCTTTTACTTCATTTGCAGGCATTTTTGAGGAGACAATCCTTGTAGATCCCTCTTATTCTTAG
- the LOC107806855 gene encoding disease resistance protein RRS1B isoform X2, with amino-acid sequence MTQKVVITVQMEANAIKQKNEGPPSDCWSWRKYGQKPIKGSPYPRGYYKCSSSKGCSAKKQVERSSTDSSLFIITYTSTHNHPGPNLPYKDSPLNPVTQDSPMTLQQDQEPITDRHVSLEDNDGILVQQEENQFTDKLLGTISYDDFLPLSYPQLMNFPKSELSEENDFYDELGELQLPPSFTSFAGIFEETILVDPSYS; translated from the exons ATGACTCAGAAAGTTGTGATCACAGTACAAATGGAAGCAAATGCTATAAAGCAGAAGAATGAAGGGCCTCCTTCAGATTGTTGGAGCTGGAGAAAATATGGACAGAAACCCATCAAAGGATCCCCTTATCCCAG GGGTTACTACAAATGCAGCAGCTCAAAGGGTTGTTCGGCTAAAAAACAAGTAGAAAGGTCCAGTACAGATTCATCCTTGTTCATCATTACATACACATCCACCCATAATCATCCAGGTCCAAATTTGCCTTACAAAGACTCCCCTCTCAATCCTGTTACACAAGATTCTCCCATGACTCTGCAGCAAGATCAAGAACCAATAACGGACCGACATGTGTCCCTCGAAGACAATGATGGCATACTTGTCCAGCAAGAAGAGAATCAATTCACTGATAAGTTGTTGGGAACAATTTCATATGATGATTTTCTGCCCCTTTCTTACCCTCAACTAATGAACTTTCCAAAATCAGAATTGTCAGAAGAAAATGACTTTTATGATGAGCTAGGAGAATTACAACTACCTCCATCTTTTACTTCATTTGCAGGCATTTTTGAGGAGACAATCCTTGTAGATCCCTCTTATTCTTAG
- the LOC107815627 gene encoding uncharacterized protein LOC107815627: MGLSSEKCQGKKSLVSLMDSTANLLREPFQFFTTILLSLLFPLSFLILSRLSIAHYLIDLFGYSTTETDSDFLIKFFLHANPTFLHILVSLISVAALTHSLTGGTSCFIRRTSEPVSRPRLYTAWIFLCILQICVGLGIEGSIAAGADGHDLGNQRGFLTRAIFFLGLHETMFFWSKTVVKPVVDDTVFGVARENRLAEKVALAMGFGGLWWWRLRDEVESLVVVVEKKRDLLISIGLVDFVGWWLYYLTVTIGLIKVVKGLIWVVYVMFGRRVVDTDITAGDSVRNDEKV, translated from the exons ATGGGTTTGAGTTCAGAAAAATGCCAAGGGAAGAAATCATTAGTTTCTCTTATGGATTCTACTGCCAATTTGTTGAGAGAGCCATTTCAATTTTTTACAACTATTCTCCTTAGCCTTTTATTTCCTCTCTCATTTCTCATACTTTCTAGGCTCTCAATTGCACATTATCTCATTGACCTTTTTGGCTATTCCACAACAGAAACAGATTCTGATTTCCTAATCAAATTCTTCCTTCATGCCAATCCTACTTTTCTCCATATACTTGTTTCTCTTATCAGCGTTGCTGCACTTACCCATAGCTTGACTGGTGGTACCTCGTGCTTTATCAGGCGTACCTCCGAGCCAGTTTCAAGACCGCGACTTTACACTGCGTGGATTTTCCTTTGCATATTGCAAATTTGTGTTGGCTTGGGCATTGAAG GTAGCATAGCTGCTGGGGCAGATGGCCATGATCTTGGTAACCAAAGGGGATTCTTGACAAGAGCTATATTTTTCTTGGGGTTACATGAGACAATGTTTTTTTGGTCCAAAACAGTGGTGAAGCCAGTGGTAGATGACACAGTTTTTGGTGTTGCAAGGGAAAATAGATTGGCTGAAAAGGTAGCATTGGCAATGGGTTTTGGTGGGTTGTGGTGGTGGAGATTGAGGGATGAAGTAGAATCTTTAGTTGTGGTGGTGGAGAAAAAAAGAGACCTTTTGATTAGTATTGGATTGGTTGATTTTGTTGGTTGGTGGTTGTATTATTTAACTGTTACAATTGGTTTGATCAAAGTGGTGAAAGGTCTCATTTGGGTAGTTTACGTAATGTTTGGTAGAAGAGTTGTTGACACAGACATTACTGCCGGCGATTCTGTGAGAAATGATGAAAAAGTCTGA
- the LOC107815625 gene encoding scarecrow-like protein 18, which yields MANVSISNDNFSDFQGGHFHLKAYERNELVVEDPWFELEDCADIDSVYSMCDLNNEENTSNEQVTTNLLEDQKQSISNWMQGYFSTNTDQIKSSIEAPKNDDFQPQVLQLIGNSSNEKSNPFSLASFELLNNYGRLIKKSREENSSIYNALSYEARACNNNKLSTEEILLVAGERYIRYSTQRLDGLSMFIYPYGSALSGLSIEETRDMELVHLLLAAAEEVNNQQFHLARKLISRCVWVASESGSPVQRLSFYFAKALEERIDRSTGKYTCTDEDRHLKYIKTMALGTNSAFLTCHQLLPFSQVMQFAGVQTILDNVRSAKKIHLIDFNIRSGIQWTVLMQALAEKSECPIELLKITAVGSTEKEKFEVTGNTLHSFATSLGLSFSFDIVFLSDMKDFKKESVNIEADETVAVYCNTVLRTMIPKPDCLENLMKGVRSIGPTVIVIGEVEANHNSPSFLNRFIETLFFYGAFFDCFEDCMDRDSPCRRTIEGVYFGEGIRNIVAAEGKERFTRNVKLQVWRAFFARLGMVEEELSESAWYQANLIVKKFAQGSCCNLHKDGKGLIIGWKGTPIHSLSIWKFL from the exons ATGGCTAATGTCTCAATCTCAAATGATAATTTTAGTGATTTCCAGGGTGGTCACTTTCATCTTAAAGCATATGAGAGAAATGAATTAGTGGTCGAAGATCCTTGGTTTGAACTTGAAGATTGTGCAGATATTGATTCTGTTTATTCCATGTGTGACCTTAACAATGAAGAGAATACATCTAATGAACAAGTTACAACCAACTTATTGGAAGATCAGAAACAAAGTATATCAAATTGGATGCAGGGTTATTTCTCCACCAACACAGATCAAATCAAATCCAGTATTGAAGCACCAAAGAATGATGATTTCCAGCCTCAAGTCCTACAACTTATTGGCAACTCTAGCAATGAAAAATCAAATCCGTTTTCTTTAGCATCTTTTGAGCTACTGAACAATTATGGCAGACTGATCAAGAAATCGAGAGAGGAAAACTCGAGCATTTATAATGCACTAAGCTATGAGGCTCGTGCATGTAACAACAACAAGTTGTCAACAGAAGAAATCCTTTTGGTTGCCGGAGAAAG GTACATCCGGTACTCCACCCAAAGGCTAGACGGTCTTTCTATGTTTATATACCCTTATGGTTCGGCACTCTCAGGACTTAGTATAGAGGAAACAAGGGACATGGAACTTGTCCACCTCCTCCTAGCTGCAGCAGAAGAAGTAAATAACCAGCAATTTCATCTGGCTAGAAAATTGATTTCTCGTTGTGTGTGGGTGGCATCTGAATCAGGTAGTCCTGTCCAAAGACTTTCTTTCTATTTTGCTAAAGCTTTAGAGGAGAGGATTGATAGATCAACCGGAAAATACACATGTACGGATGAAGATCGCCACCTCAAGTACATAAAAACTATGGCATTAGGTACCAACTCTGCATTCTTGACGTGCCACCAACTACTTCCCTTCAGTCAAGTGATGCAATTTGCGGGAGTTCAAACAATACTTGACAATGTCAGAAGTGCGAAAAAGATCCATTTGATCGATTTTAATATTAGGAGTGGAATTCAGTGGACAGTCTTGATGCAAGCTCTTGCTGAAAAAAGTGAGTGCCCAATTGAGCTTCTCAAGATAACTGCTGTTGGAAGCACAGAAAAAGAGAAGTTTGAAGTAACAGGCAACACATTACACAGTTTCGCCACGTCTTTGGGTCTGTCATTTTCATTTGATATAGTTTTCCTGTCAGACATGAAAGATTTCAAGAAAGAATCAGTCAATATTGAAGCAGATGAGACTGTGGCTGTTTATTGTAACACTGTTTTAAGGACAATGATACCAAAACCAGATTGTTTGGAAAATTTGATGAAAGGAGTCAGAAGTATTGGACCAACAGTTATTGTCATTGGCGAAGTCGAAGCAAACCATAATTCACCATCATTTTTAAACCGCTTTATTGAGACACTATTCTTTTATGGTGCATTTTTCGATTGCTTTGAGGACTGCATGGATCGAGACAGTCCATGTCGAAGAACGATTGAAGGGGTGTATTTTGGCGAAGGTATTCGGAACATTGTAGCTGCTGAGGGTAAGGAAAGATTCACCAGGAATGTGAAACTTCAAGTGTGGAGAGCATTCTTTGCAAGGcttggtatggtggaagaagagctTAGTGAGTCAGCTTGGTATCAAGCTAATCTAATTGTCAAGAAATTTGCCCAAGGCAGTTGTTGTAATCTTCACAAGGATGGGAAAGGCCTTATTATCGGGTGGAAAGGAACACcaattcattctctttccatttgGAAGTTCTTGTAA
- the LOC142176063 gene encoding secreted RxLR effector protein 161-like, which yields MESIPYSSIVGSLMYAQTCTRPDISFAVGMLGRYQSNPGIDHWKAAKKILRYLKGTKDYMLMYRRSKHLEVVGYLDSDFAGCIDTRKSMFGYLFQLAEGAISWKSAKQSVISTFTMEVEFVACFEATIRALWLRNFISGLGVVDTITKPLKIYCDNSAAVFFSKNDKYSKGAKHMELKYFTVKEEVQKQRVSLEHIRTDLMIADPLTKGLQPKTFKEHVHRIGLGCIYD from the coding sequence ATGGAATCAATTCCTTACTCTTCTATTGTTGGTAGTCTGATGTATGCTCAGACTTGCACAAGACCGGATATTAGTTTTGCAGTCGGAATGTTGGGAAGATATCAGAGTAACCCAGGAATTGATCATTGGAAAGCTGCAAAGAAAATTTTGAGGTACCTGAAAGGAACGAAGGATTACATGCTCATGTATAGGAGATCCAAGCATTTGGAAGTTGTTGGATACTTGGATTCAGATTTTGCTGGATGTATTGACACTAGAAAATCCATGTTTGGTTATTTGTTCCAATTAGCTGAAGGAGCAATATCATGGAAGAGTGCCAAACAGTCTGTCATTTCTACATTCACGATGGAAGTAGAATTTGTGGCATGTTTTGAGGCCACAATTCGTGCATTATGGTTGCGAAACTTTATTTCAGGACTTGGGGTTGTCGACACCATTACCAAGCCGCTGAAAATTTACTGTGATAATTCTGCAGCAGTATTCTTCTCCAAGAACGATAAGTATTCCAAAGGTGCCAAACATATGGAATTAAAGTACTTTACCGTCAAGGAGGAAGTTCAGAAACAAAGAGTGTCACTTGAGCATATTAGAACTGATCTCATGATTGCAGATCCGTTAACGAAAGGTTTACAACCAAAGACATTTAAAGAACATGTACACAGAATAGGtcttggttgtatttatgattga